CGTTCAGCGCATTGGTCGAGATCGCGCCCATGCCGACGGTGTAGCCGTCCGGCGCGGCCTTGGCGACCGCGTCCATGCCGATATTGCCGCCCGCGCCGGCGCGGTTCTCGATGATGATCTGCTGGCCCAGGGTCTGTGCCATGCGGGCGCCGACGGTGCGCGCCACCAAGTCGGTGGTGCCGCCGGCGGCATAGGGCACGACGAAGCGGATCGGCTTGTTCGGGAAGGCCTCCTGGGCGGCCAGCGGGCCGGCGGCCAGGCCCAGCAGCGCGGCGGTGGCGGCGCCCAGCAGCGCGCGGCGCGGGGCGAGGACGGGACGGGAACGGGTCATGAGGTCTCCTGCGGGTGAGGGGCGCACATCGGCGTGCCCGGCGCATTGTTCCGATCCACCGCCTTCCTACAATGACTTTTTCCACTGGATGGACAAGCGGCCGGATGGCAACCCTGGTGCTCGATCGCGCGCTGCGCATCCTCGAACAGCTGTCGCGCTACGACGCGCGCGGCCTCTCGCTCTCCGACTTGGCGCGCCAGTCCGGCATCCCGCATCCGACCGTGCACCGCCTGCTGCGCGACATGGCGGCCGCGCGCCTGGTGACGCCGCTGCCCGACGGCCGCGGCTATGTGCTGGGCCGCCTGCCCTTCGAGCATGGCCTGGCCGCGCGGGCGCGCCACGACGTGACGCCGCTGTTCGCCGCCAATCTGCGCCGCCTCAGCGAGGCCACCGGCTATGCGGCCTATCTGTTCGTGCTCAGCGGGGTCGAGGCGGTCTGCTACGACCATACCCAGAGCCAGCGGCTGGACCCGCCGCTGAGCGTCACCGTTGGCGGGCGCCGCCCGCTGGGCGTCGGTGCCGCCGGCCTGGCCCTGATGGCGGCGCAGGACGATGCGCGCATCGAGGCCGCGCTGCGCGCCAACGGCGAGGCGCTGGGCCGCTACGGCGGGCTGGACGTGCCGACCCT
This genomic stretch from Roseateles sp. DAIF2 harbors:
- a CDS encoding IclR family transcriptional regulator, coding for MATLVLDRALRILEQLSRYDARGLSLSDLARQSGIPHPTVHRLLRDMAAARLVTPLPDGRGYVLGRLPFEHGLAARARHDVTPLFAANLRRLSEATGYAAYLFVLSGVEAVCYDHTQSQRLDPPLSVTVGGRRPLGVGAAGLALMAAQDDARIEAALRANGEALGRYGGLDVPTLRGLLAQTRKLGYARNGGCLNTNTAAIGHAVADAGGRAFAAISLSTTVARLTQREALRLAALLRAEIAEIRPRVHFHWDDAAALR